From the Scylla paramamosain isolate STU-SP2022 unplaced genomic scaffold, ASM3559412v1 Contig44, whole genome shotgun sequence genome, one window contains:
- the LOC135098087 gene encoding DNA-directed RNA polymerase II subunit RPB1-like: MFVMTGSEAWHLNTVMTGNEAWKLPSHPALSLTDHFSPCSPSHRPLLTLFPSHRPLLILLSLSQTTSHPALPLTDHFSPCSPSHRPLLTLLSLSQTTSHPALPLTDHFSPCSPSHRPLLTLLSLSQTTSHPALSHTDHFSPCSPSHRPLLTLLSLSQTTSHPALPPTDHFSPCSPSHRPFLALLSLSQTTSHPALPLIDHFSPCSPSHRPLLTLPSLTDHFSPCSPSHRPLLTLLSISQTTSLLPCSLCLSLSLTGHSLLKLCKAQPDQRWVGAAGMDSYKYRICGEAGAELIIPVPTGTTVWLEQHQKLLGEINCAGDKVLVA; encoded by the exons ATGTTTGTTATGACAGGAAGTGAGGCTTGGCATTTAAACACTGTTATGACAGGGAATGAGGCTTGGAAACttccttctcaccctgctctctctctcacagaccacttctcaccctgctctccctctcatagaccacttctcaccctgtttccctctcacagaccacttctcattctgctctccctctcacagaccacttctcaccctgctctccctctcacagaccacttctcaccctgctctccctcacacagaccacttctcaccctgctctccctctcacagaccacttctcaccctgctctccctctcacagaccacttctcaccctgctctccctctcacagaccacttctcaccctgctctccctctcacagaccacttctcaccctgctctctctcacacagaccacttctcaccctgctctccctctcacagaccacttctcaccctgctctccctctcacagaccacttctcaccctgctctccctcccacagaccacttctcaccctgctctccctctcacagaccattTCTtgccctgctctccctctcacagaccacttctcatcctgctctccctctcatagaccacttctcaccctgctctccctctcacagaccacttctcacacTGCcctctctcacagaccacttctcaccctgctctccctctcacagaccacttctcaccctgctctccatCTCACAGACCACATCCCTCTTACcctgctctctctgtctctctctttccctcacaggCCACAGTCTGCTGAAGCTGTGCAAGGCTCAGCCAGACCAGCGGTGGGTTGGGGCAGCTGGCATGGACAGTTACAAGTATCGCATCTGTGGGGAGGCTGGCGCTGAGCTGATCATTCCTGTCCCTACAGGCACCACCGTCTGGCTCGAGCAGCACCAGAAATTGCTGG gtgagatAAACTGTGCAGGAGACAAGGTGTTGGTGGCTTGA